One window from the genome of Oryctolagus cuniculus chromosome 1, mOryCun1.1, whole genome shotgun sequence encodes:
- the IZUMO3 gene encoding izumo sperm-egg fusion protein 3 isoform X1 produces MGDLWLLLLLPLSLGGFHGAKGCLECDPKFIEDIKALLAKLIPSEVPGRTELIERQFKEMMHLSFKVSHKNKILRVLAVQKVVKLRMWLKNEFYKLGNETWKGVFIIQGKLLEVRQNLDSKLNEILKSFSEVACSEDCIVTEGPILDCWTCLRITTRCFKGEYCGEDDPKKAESREIGLFLILLTETGILASAVLLFHICVIHRRRMKRIRNTLKKYLEKKLEELIGMEDKKEEKTDSQPRK; encoded by the exons ATGGGTGACCTGTGGTTACTCTTGCTCCTGCCTTTGTCCCTGGGGGGCTTCCATGGGGCCAAAGGCTGTTTGGAGTGTGACCCCAAATTCATAGAGGATATTAAGGCCTTATTGGCAAAGCTGATACCCTCAGAAGTCCCTGGCCGAACTGAACTGATTGAACGGCAGTTTAAGGAGATGATGCATTTaagcttcaaggtctcccacaagaaCAAGATTCTTCGGGTGTTGG CTGTTCAAAAGGTTGTCAAGTTGAGAATGTGGTTGAAGAATGAATTTTATAAGCTGGGCAATGAAACATGGAAAG GTGTCTTTATTATTCAAGGAAAGCTTCTTGAGGTCCGTCAAAACCTGGACTCCAAATTGAATGAAATACTAAAGAGCTTCTCTGAAGTTG CTTGTTCTGAAGATTGCA TCGTGACTGAAGGTCCCATCCTTGATTGTTGGACATGCCTTCGCATCACCACCCGGTGCTTCAAAGGAGAATATTGTGGAG aggatgacccaaaaaAGGCTGAGAGTCGAGAGATTGGACTGTTTCTAATATTGCTGACAGAAACTGGAATATTGGCAAGTGCTGTGTTACT ATTCCATATTTGTGTCATTCATCGGAGGAGGATGAAAAGAATACGAAATACACTAAAGAAATACTTGGAGAAGAAACTTGAAGAATTAATAGGAATGGAAgataaaaaagaggagaaaacagaTTCTCAAcccagaaaataa
- the IZUMO3 gene encoding izumo sperm-egg fusion protein 3 isoform X4 has product MGDLWLLLLLPLSLGGFHGAKGCLECDPKFIEDIKALLAKLIPSEVPGRTELIERQFKEMMHLSFKVSHKNKILRVLAVQKVVKLRMWLKNEFYKLGNETWKVVTEGPILDCWTCLRITTRCFKGEYCGEDDPKKAESREIGLFLILLTETGILASAVLLFHICVIHRRRMKRIRNTLKKYLEKKLEELIGMEDKKEEKTDSQPRK; this is encoded by the exons ATGGGTGACCTGTGGTTACTCTTGCTCCTGCCTTTGTCCCTGGGGGGCTTCCATGGGGCCAAAGGCTGTTTGGAGTGTGACCCCAAATTCATAGAGGATATTAAGGCCTTATTGGCAAAGCTGATACCCTCAGAAGTCCCTGGCCGAACTGAACTGATTGAACGGCAGTTTAAGGAGATGATGCATTTaagcttcaaggtctcccacaagaaCAAGATTCTTCGGGTGTTGG CTGTTCAAAAGGTTGTCAAGTTGAGAATGTGGTTGAAGAATGAATTTTATAAGCTGGGCAATGAAACATGGAAAG TCGTGACTGAAGGTCCCATCCTTGATTGTTGGACATGCCTTCGCATCACCACCCGGTGCTTCAAAGGAGAATATTGTGGAG aggatgacccaaaaaAGGCTGAGAGTCGAGAGATTGGACTGTTTCTAATATTGCTGACAGAAACTGGAATATTGGCAAGTGCTGTGTTACT ATTCCATATTTGTGTCATTCATCGGAGGAGGATGAAAAGAATACGAAATACACTAAAGAAATACTTGGAGAAGAAACTTGAAGAATTAATAGGAATGGAAgataaaaaagaggagaaaacagaTTCTCAAcccagaaaataa
- the IZUMO3 gene encoding izumo sperm-egg fusion protein 3 isoform X3 yields the protein MGDLWLLLLLPLSLGGFHGAKGCLECDPKFIEDIKALLAKLIPSEVPGRTELIERQFKEMMHLSFKVSHKNKILRVLAVQKVVKLRMWLKNEFYKLGNETWKGVFIIQGKLLEVRQNLDSKLNEILKSFSEVACSEDCIVTEGPILDCWTCLRITTRCFKGEYCGEDDPKKAESREIGLFLILLTETGILIPYLCHSSEEDEKNTKYTKEILGEET from the exons ATGGGTGACCTGTGGTTACTCTTGCTCCTGCCTTTGTCCCTGGGGGGCTTCCATGGGGCCAAAGGCTGTTTGGAGTGTGACCCCAAATTCATAGAGGATATTAAGGCCTTATTGGCAAAGCTGATACCCTCAGAAGTCCCTGGCCGAACTGAACTGATTGAACGGCAGTTTAAGGAGATGATGCATTTaagcttcaaggtctcccacaagaaCAAGATTCTTCGGGTGTTGG CTGTTCAAAAGGTTGTCAAGTTGAGAATGTGGTTGAAGAATGAATTTTATAAGCTGGGCAATGAAACATGGAAAG GTGTCTTTATTATTCAAGGAAAGCTTCTTGAGGTCCGTCAAAACCTGGACTCCAAATTGAATGAAATACTAAAGAGCTTCTCTGAAGTTG CTTGTTCTGAAGATTGCA TCGTGACTGAAGGTCCCATCCTTGATTGTTGGACATGCCTTCGCATCACCACCCGGTGCTTCAAAGGAGAATATTGTGGAG aggatgacccaaaaaAGGCTGAGAGTCGAGAGATTGGACTGTTTCTAATATTGCTGACAGAAACTGGAATATTG ATTCCATATTTGTGTCATTCATCGGAGGAGGATGAAAAGAATACGAAATACACTAAAGAAATACTTGGAGAAGAAACTTGA
- the IZUMO3 gene encoding izumo sperm-egg fusion protein 3 isoform X2, with protein MGDLWLLLLLPLSLGGFHGAKGCLECDPKFIEDIKALLAKLIPSEVPGRTELIERQFKEMMHLSFKVSHKNKILRVLAVQKVVKLRMWLKNEFYKLGNETWKGVFIIQGKLLEVRQNLDSKLNEILKSFSEVVVTEGPILDCWTCLRITTRCFKGEYCGEDDPKKAESREIGLFLILLTETGILASAVLLFHICVIHRRRMKRIRNTLKKYLEKKLEELIGMEDKKEEKTDSQPRK; from the exons ATGGGTGACCTGTGGTTACTCTTGCTCCTGCCTTTGTCCCTGGGGGGCTTCCATGGGGCCAAAGGCTGTTTGGAGTGTGACCCCAAATTCATAGAGGATATTAAGGCCTTATTGGCAAAGCTGATACCCTCAGAAGTCCCTGGCCGAACTGAACTGATTGAACGGCAGTTTAAGGAGATGATGCATTTaagcttcaaggtctcccacaagaaCAAGATTCTTCGGGTGTTGG CTGTTCAAAAGGTTGTCAAGTTGAGAATGTGGTTGAAGAATGAATTTTATAAGCTGGGCAATGAAACATGGAAAG GTGTCTTTATTATTCAAGGAAAGCTTCTTGAGGTCCGTCAAAACCTGGACTCCAAATTGAATGAAATACTAAAGAGCTTCTCTGAAGTTG TCGTGACTGAAGGTCCCATCCTTGATTGTTGGACATGCCTTCGCATCACCACCCGGTGCTTCAAAGGAGAATATTGTGGAG aggatgacccaaaaaAGGCTGAGAGTCGAGAGATTGGACTGTTTCTAATATTGCTGACAGAAACTGGAATATTGGCAAGTGCTGTGTTACT ATTCCATATTTGTGTCATTCATCGGAGGAGGATGAAAAGAATACGAAATACACTAAAGAAATACTTGGAGAAGAAACTTGAAGAATTAATAGGAATGGAAgataaaaaagaggagaaaacagaTTCTCAAcccagaaaataa